Genomic segment of Pseudothermotoga sp.:
TTCCCCACCTCGGATCCCTCACCACGTCGAGCACCGGTGCCAAACCTTGATGGGCTCCAACCTTCTTTACGTCCTCACCGATGGCCTGCGCGACTCTTTGAACCAACGAAGGCTCCCACGTGCTCGCCATCGCTATAGCTTGTGGAAAGTTCGTCGCACCCAGGCCCATGTAACCTGCCAAGCACTCTTCGTGCACCATCGCTGGTATTCCCAGTCTGGTTTGTTCCAAAAGATACTTTTGAATTTGATTGACGAACTTCACTACCTCCGCCGGCTCGAAGTTCGTCGCCCCACCAGGCCTCGTGATCTGCCCCACGCCGTGCTTCAACAACTCTTTCGCCTTCTCTTTCGAAAAGTTTCCCTCTTCATCCAACAATTCATAACCCCAGATCGAACCGAGCTGTGCCACCTTTTCATCCAGGTTCATCCTCGAAAGCAAATCTTTCGCCCTCAACTCGATGGGTGCATCCTTTTTTCTGTAAAGTTCCATCATTCTACCTCCCTTTCATCTGTACAAAAAACACTTCACGATCACGTTCTCGACTTCGAAATGATTGGGAGATTCTCTCTTGCAGATGTCCATCACCTTCGGACATCTTCCAGCGAACTTACAACCCACCTTCAGATACTCTTCGTGGTCCAACTCTGCGAGCCTCACCTTCGACGTCCATCTTTTCGATGGATCGGGTTCCGGTACGGAATCTCTCAACAGCTGCGTGTAGGGATGTTTTGGCCTTTGAAGCACGCTGTCCGCTGGTCCAAGCTCGACGATCTCTCCACGGAACATGATCGCCATCCTATCGCTCACGTAGTAAGCCGTGGCGAGATCGTGTGTGATGTAGAGCACGCTCAAACCGAGTTTGTCGCGCAGATCTTTGAACAAGTTCACTATCGACATCCTCAAAGATGCGTCCACCATCGAAACGGGTTCATCGGCGATGAGGAGGCTGGGGTTGGTGAGCAACGCGCGAGCGATGGAGATCCTTTGAAGTTGTCCACCAGAAAATTCGCTCGGATATTTCTCACAGAACTCGTCGTACGACACGCCCACAGCTTCCAATTTTTCCTTCACGATCTTCACCGCTTCATTTTTGTCCTGCGTGATGTCGAAGTTTTCGATCAATTCGAAGAAGTATCTATCGACCTTCCTGAGGGGATTGAAGGTGGAAAAGGGGTTCTGAAAGACTGCCTGTATCTCCTTCCTCAGCTTGAAACGTTCTTTCGGTTTAACGTTATCTATCCTTCTACCTCTGTATTCGATCGTTCCAGAAGTTGGGTGCTCAAAACCGAGTAAGATCTTCGCGATCGTTGTTTTTCCACAACCACTCTCTCCAGCGAGCGTGAAGATCTCAGAGTTTCCTATCGTGAAAGATACGTTGTTGACAGCGACGATCTTCGCTCTGGAAAAGATGCTACCTATGGTGAAAATCTTCGTCAGATTGTTGATCTTCAAAATGTCAGACAATCACGATCCCTCCAAGAGCCAGCAAGCAACTTTATGAGAAGCGTTCAAACTCACAAGGACTGGTTCTTCAAGCTCACACTTTTTCATCTTGAAAGGACATCTGGGATGAAAGGTGCAACCTGCAGGCAGGTTCAAAAGCGACGGGGGACTTCCAGGCAGACCTTCCCTTTTGGATTTGTCGCCGAACCTGGGGAGTGATCCGATCAAATACTTCGTGTATGGATGCTTCGGTTCGTTGAACAACTCTTCCGTGGGAGCTTCTTCTATCAACTTGCCAGCGTACATGATGCTCATCCTATCGGACACGTTCGCGTGCACACCCATATCGTGCGTCACGAGCACCAGAGAACTACCGTAGAGAGTCTGTATTTCTTTCAAAAGCTGAATCACACCGCGCTGTGTGACGACATCCAGAGCGGTGGTCGGTTCGTCTGCGATGATGACCTTAGGCTTCAAAACGGTGGCGAGCGCTATGGTCACCCTCTGTCTCATACCGCCAGAAAGCTGGTGTGGATAGGCGTTGAGTATCTTCAAAGGAAGGCCGAGTTCTTTCAAATGCTCTTTGGCCATCTCGTAAGCGTCAGATTTACTCTTTCCTTTCAAATGGCTGAAGATGAAATCTTTGAAGGTGTCTTTTATTTTCAGAACGGGATTCAGCACGCTCATCGAACCTTGAGGAACGTAAGAAGCGAACGACCATCTCAACCTTTTTCTCTCGCTCTCTTCGATCGAATATATATCGATCGCACCTTCGCCGTCTGCATAGTAAACCTTTCCTCCCATCAACCTGAGCGGTGGTTCGACTGCGGCGAACAGGACTTTGAGCAGGGTCGTTTTTCCACAACCACTTTCACCGGCTATACCGTGCACCAAGCCTTCGGAAACGCTCAAGTCGACCCCATCGACGGCCTTGATGGTCCTTCTTTCTCCAAAGATTTCGAGTACATAATAGGCCTTGATGTTTTCAGCTTTGATCAACGTTTTCATGCACAACACCTCAAGCTCTACCGATCCTTTGAATCCTCATTCTCGGATCGAGATATTCGCTGACGCTCACAGACATCAAATACAGTGCGATGAACAGAAAAACACTGACCGTCACGGGTGTGAGTATCCACCACCAATAGCCCAGCAGGATCGATTGATAGTTAATCGCCCAATAGAGCATCGTTCCGATCAGAGGCACTTCCAAATTCAAAACGCCCAAGATGGCCAGGACGATCTCCATGCCTATCGCCCAGGACATGTTCCCTATGAGCGTGGCGAAGATCAAAGGTATCAAGAAAGGCATGTACTCTTTGAAGACTATCGCGAATGTCGATGAACCTGAGAGTATCGCCGTGTAGGTGAAATCCCTTTCACGCAGACTCAAAACTTGAGACCTGATCACCCTCGCATCCCACGCCCAACCGAACACACCGAGCAACAATCCCAAGCTGGCGAGGTTCATCCTTCCCTTCACCATGACGGCGAACATCAGGATGATCAGGAGCAGGGGGATTATCAAAAAAGAATCGCTCAGGAACATCAACACCCTGTCGGTTTTACCACCCTTGTGCCCCGCAGTCAACCCTATGATTATGGCTATGATGCGCGACACCGTGCTGGCGATCAGAGACATCGTGAGTGAGTTCCTCACGGCGAACGTGAGGAGCCAAAACACGTCCTGTCCAGTGGAAGTGGTGCCGAGTATGTGTGGCCAGTGTGGAGGTAAATCCCTCGGAACCACTCTCCATCTGTAGGGGTTGTAAGGTGAAAAGAAAGAGAGTATGGAGAGCGTTAAGAGCACGAGGCAAACGATGAAAGCGAATCTGAACCTAACATCTTTGAGTAGATCTTTCAACACCCTCATTCGGCTCAACCCCTCATCTGTATCTGACTCTTGGGTCGAACACGGGATAGAGCATATCTATCACGAAGATGCTCGTGGTGATGACGAATATCGACATCGTCATGATGCCCATCAGCAGATTGTAATCGCCCGTGAAGATCGCGTTGTAGAGGAGCGTTCCTAAACCAGGATAAGAGAACACGATTTCGGTGATCAGAGCGCCACTGAATATCTGTCCCAGGGAGAGGGCCAGACCTGTGATCTGTGGTAACATCGCGTTCCTCATGACGTACCTGCCCACGATCTTGGACTGGCTCAACCCACCGAGTTTCGCGTACATCACGAAATCTTCGTTCTTGACGCTCTGCACCACGAGTTTCATGGCTTGAAACCACAGAAACACACCTATGAGTATCAGAGACAGAGCCGGTAAAAAGGCGTATCTGAGCAGTATGAGGATACTTTTCAGATCGAAGCTGATCCTACCGCCTATCAAGAACCCCCCACCGAGCGGAAAGATCGGTATCAAATAAGCGAACAACAAAAGCAGACTGAGCGCCAGCACATAGTAAGGCATCGGTCTTATCACCATCGATACCGCATCCAAAGTCTTAGCCCATCTTTTTTGTGGAAAATATCCCGCCAACGCTCCGAGCACGTTCCCAACCAGCCACGAAATCAACGTGGTCGTTAAAAGTAGTCCGAGCGTCCAAGGCAGAGATTGTCTTATCAGAGAAATGACGGGTACAGGGAATTGATAGTAAGAAGGGCCGAAATCTCCCTTCAAAAGTCTTCTCCAAAAACCGACGTACTGTTCCCACAACGTTCCTTTCAAACCGTACAGTTCTTTGAGCGTTTCGATCATGTAGTTGAGCGTCTTTGGATCCAGATACGCTCCAGCGGACGTGATCTGTCCTATCATCTGTTGAATGGGATCGATCGGTAGAAGCCTTGGGATGATGAAAACTACGGTCACACCCACCAAGATGACTAGAAAATAGATGATGATCCTTGGAAGAAGATAACTTTTGAGAAATCTCAAGACTTCGACCTCCTTTTGAAAGAGCTGGGGCGCGCACGCCCCAGCCGTTTTCGTCACTTCCTACCGGTTGGTTTCAAGAATGGGAGCATGTACTTGAAGTTTGGCCAGTGATGGTAAGGCTGACAGTACATGTTCTCAGCTCCAGGATAGTTCGTCCAGTAGTATTCGTCCCACGCGATGACGCCAGGATAGTTGAACGTTGGAATTCCAGGCATCTCCTTCACCAGTAGCTTGAGGCCTTCAAGACCGATTTGAATGATCTTTTCGGTGTCGTTCCAATCTGTGTCCCTCAACTTCGCGATGATTTTGTCCATCTCGGGGTTGGTCCACCTTCCATAGTTCCCCCAAGGTGCGTTCTCCCCGATGGGTACCAAATACTCAGAGTTGTAAGGATCGAACACTCTGTACAGGTCTGGATGACCCCCCCACGGCTCTGCTGCGGGCCAGTCCGTCGTGATCTCGAACTCGCCCCTCTGACCCAGCGTTGCCAGCGCGTCGGTGGTCATGACCGTCACATCGATACCGAACTTCTTCCATTCCTGCGAAACTGCGAAACCGTTCCTGTAGCTCGGGTGCGCCGGGTTCGTCGTCGTGAGGATCGTTATCGTCCAAGGTTTACCGTCGGGTAGCAACCATTTACCGGTCTTTGGATCTCGTTTGAATCCGTTCTTGATCAAGAGCTTTTCTGCAACGTCTGGAGCGTACTTGTACCAGCCTGGACCGAAGATCTTCTTGATCTCCTCTGGGTTGGTGGGAACGTTGTAACCTCTCTTCCTAGCGTACTCGGCGAGTCTCAGACTGGCCGTCGGATCGTACGGTTTGAACTTCTGACCACCACCGATATCGAGCTCGAAGTTCTTCAACCACTCTTCCATCTTCGTGAAATACCAATTATAGTAGGCGCTCGTGAGCGGTATGTGGATCGGGCTCAGCGTGACCGCACCGTCGAACGCGTTCGCAGCGTACTCGACTATGTCTATGGCCAACAACAGCGCCCACCTGACTTCTGGGTTTTTGAAAGGTTCCACGGCGTTGTTGAAGTGCAGACCCGTCACGCACGGATCGATGTTCACAGACCATGGAAATTCCCTTCTCCAAGCCCTAGCCGTGCTGACTCTCTGTAGCACGGCCCTCAAACCTTCCATCGTCAAGTCTGCCGCGTCCAGCTCGTGTCTCGCCATGGCGAGCACCTGTTGTTCTGCCGTACCGAAGGTCTGTATCAAGACGTACTTCGGCGCAGGTTTACCGTACAGCATACCAGTGGGTGTTCTCTGCCAATCTTCCCTCAGCTCCCACAGCGTCCAGTATCCACCTGGATCGTAAGCTTTCAACACGTATGGACCAGTTCCTACTGGTGGGTTGAATTCGAAGGTCATCGGGTCTTGAACCTTTTCGAACACGTGTTTCGGCAAAATCCTGAGCGCACCCCACCTGTCCAAAAGGTACGCATGGAACCTGGAGTTCGGTGAAGTCAATTTCAGCACAACCGTGTAATCGTCGATCTTCTTCACCTCAGCCACAGACTGCATCTGCGCATTGTAGCTCATACCCGGCGTCTTTTTGATCAGCTCGATCGTGTAGACCACGTCGTCCGCCGTGAACGGAACACCGTCGCTCCAGTAGACGCCTTTGCGTAGCTTGATCGTCAGTTCTGTGAAGTTTTTGTTGTATATGGGTGGTTCTGCCGCCAGAGCGTTGATGATCTGACCAGTCGCGTACTCAACACACCACAGCGGTTCCAAAAGCAAGTTCTGAATGCCTCTGTCTTGCCAGCGCCATCCAGCCCACAAGTTGAAGTTGCCCGGTGTTCCAACACGACCGGTCAGCTGGTTCGCGATGAACGTCTCATGCCTCGGCACACCTGCGGCGAGTTGCGAGAAAGCAAGGCAAGTCAAGCTCAAAAGAGCGAGCGTCAAGAGCACTTTCCTCATGAATACACCCCCTCGTTTTTTTACTTGCTGAAAAAATTATAATTCCAACGTATCACTTTACCAAACTCTATTTTCATCTATGTACGGCGAGTATGACCAATGATCAGCGAAATTGGTGATTTATTTGTCGATTTCGTTTGAATTCTTTTATTTTCTTGCAAAATCTGTTTCGAACGCATTTAATATTAAAATGCAGTTACTGAGCGGGGTGATGGAAGATGGCTTTGGCTCTGTTCGAAGCGTTATGTCCAAACTGTGGTGGAAGGATCGATACAGACAGACTCGAAAAGGGGTTGGCTTGTGAGAGGTGCCTTCCCCATCCAGCCGAAGGGCATCTGTGTGAACTTTTGGAGCAAAAACTCCAATACACACAGGTTTGTGAACTTCTAGATCGAGAAAAAAAGTTCATAAAGTTCTTCACCGAGAAGATGAACAATCCACCTTGGTCTTTGCAGAAACTGTGGGCGAAGAGGATCTTTCAAGGACAAAGTTTTGCGATAGTCGCTCCGACTGGTGTTGGCAAAACCACTTTCGGTGCCACGATGGCGTGCTTTTTGGAAGGTAAATCTTACATCATCGTACCAACGCGTACTTTGCTCGATCAGGTCAAGAGACAATGCAAAAGTTTTTCAGAAAAGAGAATCGTAGCCTACAGCGGGAAGAAGGGCGAGAAGGACAGTATAAAACGGGGTGATTTCGATATTTTGATCACGACCAATGCGTTCTTATCCCACAACTTTGAACTTCTTCAAGACAAAGTCTTCGATTTCATCTTCATCGATGATACCGATTCGTTCTTGAAATCAGGTAAGAACATCGACAAGGTGTTTCTTTTGCTCGGTTTTACGCATCAACAACTCGAGTCGATCATGAAGGGACAAATCCAAGAGCCGTTCAAACCCAAGGGGGTCTTGGTCGTTTCTTCCGCCACGCTCAAACCCAAGACGAACCGAGCGATTCTTTTCAGAAAAGCTCTCGGCTTTGAAGTTTCTCCAGTGCGTGTTTCACTCAGAAACGTTTTGGACTGTTTCCAGATAGTGAAAGACGAAGAGGAAGCCTTGCAGCAGCTTCCAAATTGGATCGAGCGTTTCGGAAAGGGTGGGCTCGTTTATGTGAGTCTGGAGTTCGGCAGAAGAGGTGTGAAGAGCATCGTAGACGGATTGAGAGAGTGTGGTTTGAAGGTCGTGAGCTACGAAGATTTCAACGCTGAGGAATTCCGAAAAGGTGGTTTCGATGTTGCGGTTGGTATCTCCGTATCGAACAACAGTTTGGTTCGAGGAATCGATCTACCCGACGTCATCAGGTACGCCATCTTTTTGGATGTACCTCACATCTCTTTTCCTTTGAAGTTGGACAGCCCCAGCGTTCAAAGATCTCTGTTACTCGCTTTGAGGGAGTTCGTTGAGGATGAACGTGTTGATAAATATTTGACGATTTTGCATTCTCAGCGCAAACCAAGCACGGCTTTTTCACAGGAAATTTCAAGTTTTCTGAGAAAGTATCTCGCCGACCCTTCAATTTTCGAAAGATTGAAAAGCAGTGAAACTCTATTGTTAGAAGATCGGGAAGGTGAATCGTTCATACGTCTGGCAGATCCGGCAACGTACCTACAGGCCTCGGGGAGAACTTCTCGAATGTTCGCAGGTGGTGTGAGCAGGGGCATAAGTCTTGTGGTAT
This window contains:
- a CDS encoding ABC transporter ATP-binding protein — translated: MSDILKINNLTKIFTIGSIFSRAKIVAVNNVSFTIGNSEIFTLAGESGCGKTTIAKILLGFEHPTSGTIEYRGRRIDNVKPKERFKLRKEIQAVFQNPFSTFNPLRKVDRYFFELIENFDITQDKNEAVKIVKEKLEAVGVSYDEFCEKYPSEFSGGQLQRISIARALLTNPSLLIADEPVSMVDASLRMSIVNLFKDLRDKLGLSVLYITHDLATAYYVSDRMAIMFRGEIVELGPADSVLQRPKHPYTQLLRDSVPEPDPSKRWTSKVRLAELDHEEYLKVGCKFAGRCPKVMDICKRESPNHFEVENVIVKCFLYR
- a CDS encoding ABC transporter ATP-binding protein, with the protein product MKTLIKAENIKAYYVLEIFGERRTIKAVDGVDLSVSEGLVHGIAGESGCGKTTLLKVLFAAVEPPLRLMGGKVYYADGEGAIDIYSIEESERKRLRWSFASYVPQGSMSVLNPVLKIKDTFKDFIFSHLKGKSKSDAYEMAKEHLKELGLPLKILNAYPHQLSGGMRQRVTIALATVLKPKVIIADEPTTALDVVTQRGVIQLLKEIQTLYGSSLVLVTHDMGVHANVSDRMSIMYAGKLIEEAPTEELFNEPKHPYTKYLIGSLPRFGDKSKREGLPGSPPSLLNLPAGCTFHPRCPFKMKKCELEEPVLVSLNASHKVACWLLEGS
- a CDS encoding ABC transporter permease, which encodes MRVLKDLLKDVRFRFAFIVCLVLLTLSILSFFSPYNPYRWRVVPRDLPPHWPHILGTTSTGQDVFWLLTFAVRNSLTMSLIASTVSRIIAIIIGLTAGHKGGKTDRVLMFLSDSFLIIPLLLIILMFAVMVKGRMNLASLGLLLGVFGWAWDARVIRSQVLSLRERDFTYTAILSGSSTFAIVFKEYMPFLIPLIFATLIGNMSWAIGMEIVLAILGVLNLEVPLIGTMLYWAINYQSILLGYWWWILTPVTVSVFLFIALYLMSVSVSEYLDPRMRIQRIGRA
- a CDS encoding ABC transporter permease, which codes for MRFLKSYLLPRIIIYFLVILVGVTVVFIIPRLLPIDPIQQMIGQITSAGAYLDPKTLNYMIETLKELYGLKGTLWEQYVGFWRRLLKGDFGPSYYQFPVPVISLIRQSLPWTLGLLLTTTLISWLVGNVLGALAGYFPQKRWAKTLDAVSMVIRPMPYYVLALSLLLLFAYLIPIFPLGGGFLIGGRISFDLKSILILLRYAFLPALSLILIGVFLWFQAMKLVVQSVKNEDFVMYAKLGGLSQSKIVGRYVMRNAMLPQITGLALSLGQIFSGALITEIVFSYPGLGTLLYNAIFTGDYNLLMGIMTMSIFVITTSIFVIDMLYPVFDPRVRYR
- a CDS encoding ABC transporter substrate-binding protein, whose amino-acid sequence is MRKVLLTLALLSLTCLAFSQLAAGVPRHETFIANQLTGRVGTPGNFNLWAGWRWQDRGIQNLLLEPLWCVEYATGQIINALAAEPPIYNKNFTELTIKLRKGVYWSDGVPFTADDVVYTIELIKKTPGMSYNAQMQSVAEVKKIDDYTVVLKLTSPNSRFHAYLLDRWGALRILPKHVFEKVQDPMTFEFNPPVGTGPYVLKAYDPGGYWTLWELREDWQRTPTGMLYGKPAPKYVLIQTFGTAEQQVLAMARHELDAADLTMEGLRAVLQRVSTARAWRREFPWSVNIDPCVTGLHFNNAVEPFKNPEVRWALLLAIDIVEYAANAFDGAVTLSPIHIPLTSAYYNWYFTKMEEWLKNFELDIGGGQKFKPYDPTASLRLAEYARKRGYNVPTNPEEIKKIFGPGWYKYAPDVAEKLLIKNGFKRDPKTGKWLLPDGKPWTITILTTTNPAHPSYRNGFAVSQEWKKFGIDVTVMTTDALATLGQRGEFEITTDWPAAEPWGGHPDLYRVFDPYNSEYLVPIGENAPWGNYGRWTNPEMDKIIAKLRDTDWNDTEKIIQIGLEGLKLLVKEMPGIPTFNYPGVIAWDEYYWTNYPGAENMYCQPYHHWPNFKYMLPFLKPTGRK